A region of Rhodanobacteraceae bacterium DNA encodes the following proteins:
- a CDS encoding multimodular transpeptidase-transglycosylase: MRILKRLALIALIGFLCLVVLGLIAGGITWWLIEPRVPSVASLKDVQMQVPLRVLSADGKLIAEFGETRRIPVQIENVPATLKNAVLAAEDADFYHHSGIDLTSTFRAAMEVALHHGEKVQGGSTITQQVARNFFLSPQKTYTRKITEMLTAFRIERELSKDQILQLYLNKMFLGHRSYGVAAAAQYYYGKSIDQLTLAECAAIASSFQSPSVVNPIDHKSRLIARRNWVLGQMLAHRFIDRAQYEQAIAAPDDAAPHEPPVQVDAPYFAEMVRQQALQRLGNQALTDGYVIHTTLDSHLQALANHALRSRLEDYDHRHGYRGPEAHIQLPEPDAPAALEQALSNYGDISGLLPAIVTSVNAEDAKAYVQGGQTITLPVTDMKWALGFARKADTGGKGAASILTPGDIIRVREVPDAGAKPIAAAKSDHDATADARHWELEQIPAAQAAMVSISPDDGAVKALVGGFNFQLSKFNRAVQTARQPGSSFKPFIYSAAFSRGYTPASIINDAPIALPDPSKPGGLWTPQNDDNKFRGPMRLREALAQSVNLVAIRLLDAVGVRYVRDYVTRFGFPLDAIPANLSMALGTASVSPMAMARAYAVFANGGFLINPYYIAEIDNRDGKAIYKADPVQACRNCEARLLDEGKTTAAPAQPDSAAGDPGALADTANALTAGEQNGPLLAPRVIDPRNDYLMTSLMHSVIYGGGTGAAAAKQLGRQDLAGKTGTSNDYHDGWFCGFNGDLVTTVWVGFDDFKSLGHKEFGAQTALPIWMAFMGPALEGKPEAMLPMPPGIVTATIDATTGLPAPPGDTNTVTEMFKVEDLDRLRAEAKAQQNQAPAYDIF; this comes from the coding sequence ATGAGAATCCTCAAACGACTGGCACTGATCGCGCTGATCGGTTTCCTGTGCCTGGTGGTGCTGGGCCTGATCGCGGGCGGCATCACCTGGTGGCTGATCGAACCGCGCGTGCCCTCGGTCGCCTCGCTGAAGGACGTGCAGATGCAGGTGCCGCTGCGCGTCCTCAGCGCGGACGGCAAGTTGATCGCCGAGTTCGGCGAAACCCGGCGCATTCCGGTGCAGATCGAGAACGTGCCGGCCACCCTGAAGAACGCGGTGCTCGCCGCGGAAGACGCCGATTTCTACCACCACTCAGGCATCGACCTGACCTCCACCTTCCGCGCGGCGATGGAAGTCGCGCTGCACCACGGCGAAAAGGTGCAGGGCGGATCCACCATCACCCAGCAGGTCGCGCGCAATTTCTTCCTGAGCCCGCAGAAAACCTACACGCGCAAGATCACCGAAATGCTCACCGCGTTCCGGATCGAACGCGAGCTCAGCAAGGACCAGATCCTGCAGCTTTACCTCAACAAGATGTTCCTGGGCCACCGCTCCTACGGCGTGGCCGCCGCCGCGCAGTACTACTACGGCAAATCGATCGACCAGTTGACGCTGGCGGAGTGCGCGGCGATCGCGTCCTCGTTCCAGTCGCCTTCGGTGGTCAACCCCATCGACCACAAGTCGCGCCTCATCGCGCGCCGCAACTGGGTGCTGGGCCAGATGCTCGCGCACCGCTTCATCGACCGCGCGCAATACGAGCAGGCCATCGCCGCGCCGGACGACGCCGCGCCGCACGAGCCGCCGGTGCAGGTCGACGCGCCCTACTTCGCGGAGATGGTGCGCCAGCAGGCGCTGCAGAGACTCGGCAACCAGGCGCTGACCGATGGCTACGTGATCCACACCACCCTCGACAGCCATCTGCAGGCGCTGGCCAACCACGCCTTGCGCAGCCGGCTCGAGGATTACGACCATCGCCACGGCTACCGCGGTCCCGAGGCACACATCCAGCTGCCCGAACCCGATGCTCCCGCGGCGCTGGAGCAGGCGCTGTCGAACTACGGCGACATCAGCGGCCTGCTGCCCGCGATCGTCACATCCGTCAACGCCGAAGACGCGAAGGCCTACGTGCAGGGCGGCCAGACCATCACGCTGCCGGTCACCGACATGAAATGGGCGCTGGGTTTCGCGCGCAAGGCCGACACCGGCGGCAAGGGCGCGGCATCGATCCTCACGCCCGGCGACATCATCCGCGTGCGCGAAGTGCCCGATGCCGGCGCGAAACCGATTGCCGCAGCCAAGTCCGACCACGACGCGACCGCCGACGCGCGCCATTGGGAGCTCGAACAGATCCCCGCCGCGCAGGCGGCGATGGTGTCGATTTCGCCCGACGACGGCGCGGTCAAGGCGCTGGTCGGCGGTTTCAATTTCCAGTTGAGCAAGTTCAACCGCGCGGTGCAGACCGCGCGCCAGCCGGGCTCCAGCTTCAAGCCATTCATCTACTCGGCGGCCTTCAGCCGCGGTTACACCCCGGCCTCGATCATCAACGACGCGCCGATCGCGCTGCCCGATCCGTCCAAGCCCGGCGGGCTGTGGACGCCGCAGAACGACGACAACAAGTTCCGCGGCCCGATGCGCCTGCGCGAAGCGCTGGCGCAGTCGGTAAATCTGGTCGCGATCCGGTTGCTGGACGCGGTCGGCGTGCGCTACGTGCGCGACTACGTCACCCGCTTCGGCTTTCCGCTCGACGCGATTCCCGCCAACCTGTCGATGGCGCTGGGCACCGCGTCGGTCTCGCCGATGGCGATGGCGCGCGCCTATGCGGTGTTCGCCAACGGCGGCTTCCTGATCAATCCGTACTACATCGCCGAGATCGACAACCGCGACGGCAAGGCCATCTACAAGGCCGACCCCGTGCAGGCGTGCCGCAATTGCGAAGCGCGCCTGCTGGACGAGGGCAAGACCACCGCGGCGCCGGCCCAGCCGGACAGCGCCGCAGGCGACCCCGGCGCGCTCGCCGACACGGCCAACGCGCTGACGGCGGGCGAGCAGAACGGACCGCTGCTGGCGCCGCGCGTGATCGACCCGCGCAACGATTACCTGATGACCTCGCTGATGCACAGCGTGATCTACGGCGGCGGCACCGGCGCGGCCGCCGCCAAGCAGCTCGGACGCCAGGACCTCGCCGGCAAGACCGGCACCTCCAACGACTACCACGACGGCTGGTTCTGCGGTTTCAACGGCGACCTCGTGACCACGGTCTGGGTCGGGTTCGACGACTTCAAGTCGCTCGGCCACAAGGAGTTCGGTGCGCAAACCGCGCTGCCGATCTGGATGGCGTTCATGGGTCCCGCGCTGGAAGGAAAACCCGAGGCCATGTTGCCGATGCCGCCCGGCATCGTCACCGCGACCATCGATGCCACCACCGGCCTGCCCGCGCCGCCGGGCGACACCAACACCGTCACCGAGATGTTCAAGGTCGAGGATCTCGACCGCCTGCGCGCGGAAGCGAAGGCCCAGCAGAACCAGGCGCCGGCGTATGACATATTTTAG
- a CDS encoding Citrate synthase (si), giving the protein MPNKNANLTVADQSVSLPLVEGTYGPSCIDIGSLYRDTGHFTFDPGFAATAACKSAITYIDGEKGVLLYRGYPIEQLAEKSNFLEVAYLLLEGELPNDAEMTKFEHAVTHHTMMHESVKNFLHGFHYDAHPMAMLCAAIASLSAFYHDTNDNQDPAQRKLAAIRLIAKMPTIAAAAYRYSIGWPIRYPRNNLDYVTRFLHMMFEVPSEPLELNPVVAKALDLLFILHADHEQNASTSTVRLVGSTGANPYASIAAGIAALWGPAHGGANEAVLKMLAEIGDVRHVEQAVARAKDKDSGFRLMGFGHRVYKNFDPRAKIIREMTHKVLDALGVNDSLLDVALKLEEAALKDDYFVERKLYPNVDFYSGIIYKALKIPTEMFTVMFAIARTAGWIAHWIEQHEMPGGRIYRPRQVYVGATPREYKAIDRRS; this is encoded by the coding sequence GTGCCCAACAAGAACGCCAACCTGACCGTCGCCGATCAATCCGTGTCCCTGCCGCTGGTGGAGGGCACGTACGGGCCGAGTTGCATCGACATCGGCAGCCTGTATCGCGACACCGGCCACTTCACGTTCGATCCCGGATTCGCCGCCACCGCCGCTTGCAAGAGCGCAATCACCTACATCGACGGCGAGAAGGGCGTGCTGCTGTACCGCGGCTATCCGATCGAGCAATTGGCCGAGAAGTCGAACTTCCTCGAAGTGGCGTACCTGCTGCTGGAAGGCGAGCTGCCGAACGACGCCGAAATGACGAAGTTCGAGCACGCGGTGACGCATCACACGATGATGCACGAGTCGGTGAAGAACTTCCTGCACGGGTTCCATTACGACGCGCACCCGATGGCGATGCTGTGCGCGGCGATCGCCTCGCTGTCCGCTTTCTACCACGACACCAACGACAACCAGGATCCGGCGCAGCGCAAGCTGGCCGCGATCCGCCTGATCGCGAAGATGCCGACCATCGCGGCGGCTGCGTACCGCTATTCGATCGGCTGGCCGATCCGCTATCCGCGCAACAACCTCGATTACGTCACGCGCTTCCTGCACATGATGTTCGAGGTGCCGAGCGAGCCGCTGGAATTGAATCCGGTGGTGGCCAAGGCGCTCGACCTGCTGTTCATCCTGCACGCCGATCACGAGCAGAACGCCAGCACCTCGACGGTGCGGCTGGTGGGTTCCACCGGCGCCAATCCGTACGCCTCGATTGCGGCCGGGATCGCCGCGCTGTGGGGACCGGCGCATGGCGGCGCCAACGAGGCGGTGCTGAAGATGCTGGCCGAAATCGGCGATGTCAGGCATGTAGAGCAGGCGGTGGCGCGCGCCAAGGACAAGGATTCCGGCTTCCGCCTGATGGGCTTCGGCCATCGCGTGTACAAGAACTTCGATCCGCGCGCCAAGATCATCCGCGAGATGACCCACAAGGTGCTGGATGCGCTGGGCGTGAACGACTCGCTGCTGGATGTCGCGCTGAAGCTGGAAGAGGCGGCGCTGAAGGACGACTACTTCGTCGAGCGCAAGCTGTACCCGAACGTGGATTTCTATTCGGGCATCATCTACAAGGCGCTGAAGATCCCGACCGAGATGTTCACGGTGATGTTTGCGATCGCGCGCACCGCCGGCTGGATCGCGCACTGGATCGAACAGCACGAGATGCCCGGCGGGCGCATCTACCGGCCGCGCCAGGTGTACGTCGGCGCGACGCCGCGCGAGTACAAGGCGATCGACAGGCGTTCGTAG
- a CDS encoding LSU ribosomal protein L31p, producing the protein MKADIHPAYRPVVFQDAASDFAFLTRSTMSSEETVKWEDGNEYPVIKVDISSASHPFYTGKQKVMDAGGRIDKFKKRYAAGKK; encoded by the coding sequence ATGAAAGCCGACATCCATCCCGCCTACCGCCCGGTGGTCTTCCAGGACGCCGCCTCCGACTTCGCGTTCCTGACGCGTTCGACGATGAGCAGCGAGGAAACCGTCAAGTGGGAAGACGGCAACGAATACCCCGTGATCAAGGTCGACATCTCCTCGGCCTCGCACCCGTTCTACACCGGCAAGCAGAAGGTGATGGACGCGGGCGGCCGCATCGACAAGTTCAAGAAGCGTTACGCTGCCGGGAAAAAATAA
- a CDS encoding ATP-dependent DNA helicase RecG: MTRPADTPSKPSTDPGLTPVSALSGVGPAFAETLRKLGIERVQDLWFHLPLRYEDRTRITPIRDLVAGESAQVEGVVEAVETGFRYRPQLKVAITDTSRDTLVLRFFHFRRQQAEQLKPGTRLRCFGAIRHGQHGLEMVHPQYRVMHGEVAVEATLTPVYPVTEGLGQQRLRGVIDKALARLPDEATLELIPPALLEPLGLMPLRDALLGVHRPSPDADVAALLAGRHPAQQRLAFEELLAHHLSLKRLRARVRQRRAPALPKNPELEKRFLDALPFALTDAQRRVSEEIGRDLARRVPMLRLVQGDVGSGKTVVAALAALRAIANGWQTALMAPTELLAEQHLRSFREWLDPLGIEVVWLAGKVTGRARSKALAQLSAGAPVTVGTHALMQEGVEFARLGLAIVDEQHRFGVQQRIALRDKGAAAGEAPHQLVLTATPIPRTLAMSAYADLDVSTLDELPPGRTPVRTVAIANTRRDEVVERIRAACAEGRQVYWVCTLIEDSEQLQAQAAEVAHAQLCKALPECAIGLVHGRMKPKEKQAAMDAFKAGEIALLVATTVIEVGVDVPNASLMVIENAERLGLAQLHQLRGRVGRGSVASSCVLLYQPPLSGLAKQRLETLRATNDGFVIAETDLRLRGPGELLGTRQTGEMGFRIANIVRDASLLPAVQRVGAAMLRDQPALAQRLTTRWIGGAARFADA; the protein is encoded by the coding sequence GTGACTCGGCCTGCCGATACGCCCAGCAAACCCTCGACCGATCCCGGCCTCACGCCGGTGTCGGCGCTGTCCGGCGTCGGGCCGGCCTTCGCGGAAACCTTGCGCAAGCTTGGCATCGAGCGGGTGCAGGATCTGTGGTTCCACCTGCCGCTGCGCTACGAGGATCGCACCCGCATCACGCCGATCCGCGATCTGGTGGCCGGTGAATCCGCGCAGGTCGAGGGCGTGGTCGAGGCGGTGGAGACGGGCTTTCGCTACCGTCCGCAACTCAAGGTCGCGATCACCGACACGTCGCGCGACACGCTGGTGCTCAGGTTCTTCCATTTCCGCCGCCAGCAGGCCGAACAGCTGAAGCCCGGCACGCGCCTGCGCTGTTTCGGCGCGATCCGTCACGGCCAGCACGGGTTGGAAATGGTGCATCCGCAGTACCGCGTGATGCACGGCGAGGTCGCGGTCGAGGCGACCTTGACGCCGGTGTATCCCGTCACCGAGGGCCTCGGCCAGCAACGCCTGCGCGGCGTGATCGACAAGGCGCTGGCGCGATTGCCCGATGAGGCCACGCTGGAGTTGATTCCGCCGGCATTGCTCGAACCATTGGGCCTGATGCCGCTGCGCGACGCGTTGCTGGGCGTGCATCGACCGTCGCCTGATGCCGACGTCGCGGCGTTGCTGGCCGGCCGGCATCCCGCGCAGCAACGGCTTGCCTTCGAGGAATTGCTGGCGCATCACCTCAGCCTGAAACGCTTGCGCGCCCGCGTGCGCCAACGGCGTGCGCCGGCCTTGCCTAAGAATCCCGAGCTGGAAAAACGCTTTCTCGATGCGTTGCCGTTCGCGTTGACGGATGCGCAGCGGCGGGTCTCCGAAGAAATCGGGCGCGACCTGGCCAGGCGCGTGCCTATGCTGCGGCTGGTGCAGGGCGACGTCGGTTCCGGCAAGACCGTGGTTGCGGCGCTGGCTGCGTTGCGCGCGATCGCGAACGGCTGGCAGACCGCGTTGATGGCGCCGACCGAACTGCTTGCGGAACAGCATCTGCGCAGTTTCCGGGAATGGCTCGACCCGCTGGGCATCGAAGTCGTGTGGCTGGCCGGCAAGGTGACCGGACGCGCGCGTTCGAAAGCGCTGGCGCAATTGTCGGCGGGCGCGCCGGTGACAGTCGGCACCCACGCGCTGATGCAGGAAGGCGTGGAATTCGCGCGGTTGGGGTTGGCCATCGTCGACGAGCAGCACCGGTTCGGCGTGCAGCAGCGCATCGCGCTGCGCGACAAGGGCGCGGCAGCGGGCGAGGCGCCGCACCAGTTGGTGCTGACCGCAACGCCGATCCCGCGCACGCTGGCGATGAGCGCCTACGCCGACCTCGACGTCTCCACGCTGGACGAGCTGCCGCCGGGACGCACGCCGGTGCGCACCGTTGCGATCGCCAACACCCGCCGCGACGAAGTGGTCGAACGCATCCGCGCGGCCTGCGCGGAAGGGCGGCAGGTGTATTGGGTGTGCACGCTCATCGAGGACAGCGAACAACTGCAGGCGCAGGCGGCCGAAGTCGCGCACGCGCAACTGTGCAAGGCGCTGCCGGAATGCGCGATCGGGCTGGTGCACGGGCGCATGAAACCGAAAGAGAAACAGGCGGCGATGGATGCGTTCAAGGCCGGAGAGATCGCGTTGCTGGTCGCGACCACGGTGATCGAAGTCGGCGTGGACGTGCCGAACGCCAGCCTGATGGTGATCGAGAACGCCGAGCGGCTGGGCCTTGCGCAACTGCACCAGTTGCGGGGACGGGTCGGGCGCGGCAGCGTCGCGTCGAGTTGCGTGCTGCTGTATCAGCCGCCGCTTTCCGGCCTGGCCAAACAGCGCCTCGAAACCCTGCGCGCAACCAACGACGGTTTCGTGATCGCGGAAACCGACCTGCGCCTGCGCGGACCTGGGGAACTGCTGGGCACCCGCCAGACCGGCGAGATGGGGTTCCGGATCGCCAACATCGTGCGCGATGCCAGCCTGCTGCCGGCCGTGCAGCGGGTCGGGGCGGCCATGCTGCGCGACCAACCGGCACTGGCGCAACGGCTGACCACACGCTGGATTGGCGGTGCGGCAAGGTTTGCCGACGCCTGA
- a CDS encoding RidA family protein, translating into MPRQAIHSDSAPKAIGPYSQAVRSGSTLYLSGQTPLDPATGEMVAGGIEAQATRVFENLKAVLTAAGASFDDVVRVAIYMTDLGNFGTVNEVMKRYFREPYPARSTIGVAALPRGAAVEIDVIASVAG; encoded by the coding sequence ATGCCACGCCAAGCCATCCATTCCGATTCCGCTCCCAAGGCCATCGGCCCGTACTCGCAGGCCGTGCGCAGCGGCAGCACGCTTTATCTTTCCGGTCAGACGCCGCTCGATCCCGCGACCGGCGAGATGGTGGCGGGCGGCATCGAGGCGCAGGCAACGCGCGTTTTCGAGAACCTCAAGGCCGTGCTGACCGCCGCGGGCGCATCGTTCGACGACGTGGTGCGGGTCGCGATCTACATGACCGACCTCGGCAATTTCGGTACCGTCAACGAAGTGATGAAGCGTTATTTCCGCGAACCCTATCCCGCGCGTTCGACCATCGGCGTGGCGGCGCTGCCGCGTGGCGCGGCGGTGGAGATCGACGTGATTGCATCCGTGGCCGGCTGA
- a CDS encoding bifunctional (p)ppGpp synthetase/guanosine-3',5'-bis(diphosphate) 3'-pyrophosphohydrolase, with product MRKRKAKPEAIQASEPAVESADTAGIDALAAQLATYLPTEQVERVRGAYAVGARAHASQRRKSGEPYITHPVAVATILAGLRLDAETIIAAMLHDTLEDTAITRAQLEASFGTTVTELVDGVTKLERVDFASRPEADAESFRKMLLAMARDLRVILIKLADRLHNMRTLSAMAPDARRRIARETLEIYAPIAARLGMNAIKSELQDLGFRSLYPDRYKIIASRIQRTLGNRREAMAKIERALAERLAMDGIPVRVISRIKAPYSIWSKMKSEHKTFDQLMDVYGFRLVTDTVAHCYQALGSAHSLFKPVEGRFKDFIAIPKANGYQSLHTVLFGPIGAPIEIQIRTEDMNTVAERGVAAHWSYKTEAGPGNSAQSRARAWVASLADNQATTPSSLEFIENVKVDLFPDEVYLFTPAGDIQALPKNATALDLAFAVHTDVGMHAVASRIDGKLASLRSQPASGQTVEVITAPSAAPSPSWLDFAVTGKARAAIRQYLKHLQHEDAIDFGHRMLESALDAKGSSLDAVPPEVLDKFLAEHNLRRLEDLLSDIALGNRMPDKVATELTAMGGPVIGAALHRSEKIRISGAERGILSFGNCCHPVPGDDIVGYLSPGKGIVVHRIECPNVVELSKQPERRVEIGWDKEVHGDYRAELRVEVLNRPGVLATVSAAIAEANSNIDDVKYIERGIQAATLIFAIEVKHRKHLADVMRRVRNTKVVNGVYRYPL from the coding sequence ATGCGCAAGCGCAAGGCGAAACCGGAAGCAATTCAGGCGTCCGAGCCGGCGGTCGAGTCCGCCGACACCGCCGGCATCGACGCGCTCGCGGCGCAGCTCGCGACCTATCTTCCGACGGAGCAGGTCGAACGCGTGCGCGGCGCCTACGCGGTCGGCGCGCGCGCGCACGCCAGCCAGCGCCGCAAGAGCGGCGAGCCCTACATCACCCATCCGGTCGCGGTGGCCACGATCCTCGCAGGGCTGCGGCTGGATGCCGAAACCATCATTGCGGCGATGTTGCACGATACCCTCGAAGACACCGCGATCACGCGAGCACAGCTGGAAGCGAGCTTCGGCACGACCGTGACCGAACTGGTGGATGGCGTCACCAAACTCGAACGCGTGGATTTTGCCAGCCGTCCCGAAGCCGACGCCGAGAGTTTCCGCAAGATGCTGCTGGCAATGGCGCGCGATCTGCGCGTGATCCTGATCAAGCTGGCCGACCGCCTGCACAACATGCGCACGTTGTCGGCGATGGCGCCGGATGCGCGCCGCCGCATCGCGCGCGAGACGCTGGAAATCTACGCGCCGATCGCGGCGCGGCTGGGCATGAACGCGATCAAGTCCGAGTTGCAGGACCTCGGTTTCCGCAGCCTGTACCCCGACCGCTACAAGATCATTGCCTCGCGCATCCAGCGCACCCTCGGCAACCGCCGCGAGGCGATGGCGAAGATCGAACGGGCGCTGGCCGAGCGCCTCGCGATGGACGGCATTCCGGTGCGCGTCATCAGCCGGATCAAGGCGCCGTACAGCATCTGGTCGAAGATGAAGAGCGAACACAAGACCTTCGACCAGTTGATGGACGTGTACGGGTTCCGGCTGGTGACCGACACGGTGGCGCACTGCTACCAGGCGCTCGGCTCGGCGCACTCGCTGTTCAAGCCGGTGGAAGGGCGCTTCAAGGACTTCATCGCGATTCCGAAAGCCAACGGTTACCAATCGCTGCACACCGTGCTGTTCGGGCCGATCGGCGCGCCGATCGAAATCCAGATCCGCACCGAGGACATGAACACGGTGGCCGAGCGCGGCGTGGCCGCGCACTGGTCGTACAAGACCGAGGCGGGTCCCGGCAACAGCGCGCAGTCGCGCGCGCGGGCGTGGGTGGCGAGCCTCGCCGACAACCAGGCGACCACGCCGTCGTCGCTGGAGTTCATCGAGAACGTCAAGGTCGACCTGTTTCCCGACGAGGTGTACCTGTTCACGCCGGCCGGCGACATCCAGGCCCTGCCCAAGAACGCGACCGCACTCGACCTTGCGTTCGCGGTGCACACCGACGTCGGCATGCACGCGGTGGCATCGCGCATCGACGGCAAGCTGGCATCGCTGCGTTCGCAACCGGCGTCGGGGCAGACCGTCGAGGTGATCACCGCGCCCTCGGCGGCGCCGAGCCCGTCGTGGCTGGATTTCGCGGTGACCGGCAAGGCGCGCGCTGCGATCCGCCAGTACCTCAAGCACCTGCAGCACGAGGACGCGATCGACTTCGGCCACCGCATGCTGGAAAGCGCGCTGGACGCCAAGGGTTCCAGCCTCGATGCGGTACCGCCGGAAGTGCTGGACAAGTTCCTGGCCGAACACAACCTGCGCCGGCTCGAGGACTTGCTGTCGGACATCGCGCTCGGCAACCGCATGCCCGACAAGGTGGCGACGGAACTTACCGCAATGGGTGGCCCGGTGATCGGAGCGGCCCTGCATCGTTCCGAGAAGATCCGCATCAGCGGTGCCGAGCGCGGCATCTTGAGCTTCGGCAACTGCTGCCATCCGGTGCCGGGCGACGACATCGTGGGATATCTCTCGCCGGGCAAGGGCATCGTGGTGCACCGGATCGAGTGTCCCAACGTGGTCGAACTCTCCAAGCAGCCGGAGCGCCGCGTCGAGATCGGCTGGGACAAGGAGGTACACGGCGATTACCGCGCCGAATTGCGCGTGGAAGTCCTCAACCGGCCCGGCGTGCTGGCGACCGTGTCCGCCGCGATCGCGGAAGCCAATTCCAACATCGACGACGTCAAGTACATCGAGCGCGGCATCCAGGCCGCCACCCTGATCTTCGCCATCGAGGTGAAGCACCGCAAACACCTCGCCGACGTGATGCGGCGGGTGCGCAACACCAAGGTGGTGAACGGGGTGTACCGGTATCCGTTGTGA
- a CDS encoding DNA-directed RNA polymerase omega subunit — MARITVEDCLKVVDNRFELVLMATRRARQLENGVEPTIDAENDKPTVLALREIADRTIDMPTIDEIDRVERERRDREAMEWAAAEVDEDMSKGLDDA, encoded by the coding sequence ATGGCACGCATCACCGTGGAAGACTGCCTGAAGGTGGTCGACAACCGTTTCGAACTGGTCCTGATGGCGACTCGCCGCGCGCGTCAGCTCGAGAACGGCGTCGAACCCACCATCGACGCCGAGAACGACAAGCCGACCGTGCTGGCCTTGCGCGAAATCGCCGACCGCACCATCGACATGCCGACCATCGACGAGATCGACCGCGTCGAGCGCGAGCGCCGCGACCGCGAGGCCATGGAATGGGCCGCGGCCGAAGTGGACGAGGACATGTCCAAGGGTCTCGACGACGCCTGA
- a CDS encoding Phospholipid ABC transporter shuttle protein MlaC → MLKSSLLLLAAVFFAGAFAAPAFATAEQTPQQIVQSIADRLANAIQGHQDELRQNPEQMIKIIDDIVLPHFDTDYASLLVLGRHAREATPAQRVAFAKAFYNALTHRYAEGLVAYTRGSVKVLPAQGPLDQRRTIVRTVVILDSGKNLSVDYAFRKTASGEWKAYDVIIEGISYITNYRNQVDAEIQKEGIDGLIKRLQTEGANAIDQMKQQDSGH, encoded by the coding sequence ATGTTGAAAAGTTCTTTGCTGCTGCTGGCGGCGGTGTTCTTCGCAGGTGCGTTCGCGGCGCCGGCGTTCGCGACGGCCGAGCAGACGCCGCAGCAGATCGTGCAGTCGATCGCCGACCGGCTCGCCAACGCGATCCAGGGGCACCAGGACGAGCTGCGGCAGAACCCGGAGCAGATGATCAAGATCATCGACGACATCGTGCTGCCGCATTTCGACACGGACTACGCCTCGCTGCTGGTGCTGGGCCGGCACGCGCGCGAGGCGACGCCGGCGCAGCGCGTGGCATTCGCCAAGGCGTTCTACAACGCGCTGACGCATCGCTACGCCGAAGGCCTGGTGGCCTATACGCGCGGCTCGGTGAAGGTGCTGCCCGCGCAGGGTCCGCTGGACCAGCGCCGCACCATCGTGCGCACCGTGGTGATCCTCGACAGCGGCAAGAACCTGTCGGTGGACTATGCGTTCCGCAAGACCGCGTCGGGCGAGTGGAAAGCCTACGACGTGATCATCGAGGGCATTTCCTACATCACCAACTACCGCAACCAGGTGGATGCGGAAATCCAGAAGGAAGGCATCGACGGTCTGATCAAGCGCCTGCAGACCGAAGGCGCCAACGCGATCGACCAGATGAAGCAGCAGGACAGCGGGCACTGA
- a CDS encoding Phospholipid ABC transporter substrate-binding protein MlaD — protein MNPRPSYAIGTGLFILLGFAALAYLATQTTSVANIHAGDSYTVKARFQNIGQLKVRAPVKIAGVRIGDVQSIQLEPQRMDALVTLSIDKQYNDIPDDSSAAIFTSGLLGDQYVGIEPGGSPTFLKNGDEMVLTQSAMSIENLIGKFLVNGGPKSSSADSAPASSAPASSGKP, from the coding sequence ATGAATCCACGTCCGTCTTATGCAATCGGCACCGGCCTGTTCATCCTGCTCGGCTTCGCCGCACTGGCCTATCTGGCGACGCAAACCACGTCGGTCGCCAACATCCATGCGGGCGACAGCTACACGGTGAAGGCACGGTTCCAGAACATCGGCCAGTTGAAGGTGCGCGCGCCGGTGAAGATCGCGGGCGTGCGCATCGGCGACGTGCAATCCATCCAGCTTGAACCGCAACGGATGGATGCGCTGGTGACGCTGTCGATCGACAAGCAGTACAACGACATCCCGGACGATTCCTCCGCCGCGATATTCACCTCGGGTTTACTGGGCGATCAGTACGTTGGCATCGAGCCGGGCGGCTCGCCGACCTTCCTCAAGAACGGCGACGAGATGGTGCTGACGCAGTCGGCGATGAGCATCGAAAACCTGATCGGCAAATTCCTGGTCAACGGCGGACCGAAATCCAGCAGTGCGGATTCCGCGCCCGCGTCCAGCGCCCCGGCGTCATCCGGCAAACCCTGA